From the genome of Vicia villosa cultivar HV-30 ecotype Madison, WI linkage group LG2, Vvil1.0, whole genome shotgun sequence, one region includes:
- the LOC131647677 gene encoding uncharacterized oxidoreductase At4g09670-like, translated as MADETEVCFGILGCAQISIKFCKAISKAPNAKLIAIGSRSLEKATTFASEQGLSDAVRVYGSYEAVLEDNEVDAVYIPLPTALHVTWAVKAAEKGKHVLLEKPVAMNVEELDRILEACEVNGVQFMDGSMWLHHPRTVKMKEALSDEQRFGQLKWIHSCMTYNPGPEFLKNSIRMKPDLDGLGALGDIGWYSIQAILWSVNYQLPKSVLAFPKSTLNEDNVIISCGSSLHWEDGKSATLHCSFLTYLTFDVTILGTKGSLRLHDLTLPFEESFGYGTFSESSEVDYGKIEQGMWCPKPNEHVVETEFSQDVWMVKEFADLVGKVKRLEMKPEKKWCVVSRKTQLVLDAVKESIRRGYESVEIVME; from the exons atggctgatgaaacagAAGTGTGTTTTGGTATTCTTGGCTGTGCTCAAATCTCCATCAAGTTTTGCAAAGCAATAAGTAAAGCACCAAACGCAAAACTCATAGCCATTGGAAGCCGTTCACTCGAGAAAGCGACGACTTTTGCGTCCGAGCAAGGGCTATCGGATGCAGTTAGGGTTTATGGGAGCTACGAGGCTGTCTTGGAAGACAACGAGGTGGACGCGGTCTACATCCCTCTTCCGACGGCCTTGCACGTGACATGGGCGGTCAAGGCTGCCGAGAAGGGGAAGCATGTGTTGTTGGAGAAGCCGGTCGCGATGAATGTGGAGGAGCTTGATCGGATTCTTGAAGCTTGTGAGGTTAATGGAGTGCAGTTTATGGATGGTAGCATGTGGTTGCATCATCCAAGAACTGTAAAGATGAAGGAGGCTTTGTCTGATGAGCAGCGTTTTGGTCAACTCAAATGG ATACACAGTTGCATGACATACAACCCTGGCCCTGAGTTTCTCAAAAACAGCATCCGCATGAAACCAGATTTAGACGGTCTCGGCGCTCTTGGTGACATAGGTTGGTACAGCATCCAAGCAATCTTATGGTCAGTTAACTACCAACTTCCAAAATCAGTTCTTGCATTCCCCAAATCCACACTCAATGAAGACAACGTAATCATATCATGCGGTTCTTCATTACATTGGGAAGACGGAAAATCCGCCACATTGCATTGCTCTTTCTTAACCTACTTAACATTTGATGTAACAATCTTGGGAACAAAAGGgtctcttag actTCATGATCTAACACTTCCGTTTGAAGAGAGTTTCGGATACGGAACATTTTCGGAGTCGTCGGAGGTTGATTATGGGAAGATTGAACAAGGAATGTGGTGTCCTAAACCTAATGAACATGTTGTTGAGACGGAGTTTTCACAAGATGTTTGGATGGTTAAGGAGTTTGCTGATTTGGTTGGGAAGGTGAAGAGGTTGGAAATGAAGCCGGAGAAGAAATGGTGTGTTGTTAGTAGGAAGACTCAGCTTGTGTTGGATGCGGTGAAAGAGTCTATTCGAAGAGGTTATGAATCAGTGGAAATTGTGATGGAATAG